In Bubalus bubalis isolate 160015118507 breed Murrah chromosome 3, NDDB_SH_1, whole genome shotgun sequence, a genomic segment contains:
- the OGN gene encoding mimecan has translation MKTLQSTLLLFLFVPLIKPAPPSQQDSRIIYDYGTDNLEETFFSQDYEDKYLDGKSTKEKETMIMVPDKKSFQLQKDENITPLSPKKENDEMPTCLLCVCLSGSVYCEEVDIDAVPPLPKESAYLYARFNKIKKLTAKDFADIPNLRRLDFTGNLIEDIEDGTFSKLSLLEELTLAENQLLKLPVLPPKLTLFNAKYNKIKSRGIKANTFKKLHNLSFLYLDHNALESVPLNLPESLRVIHLQFNNITSITDDTFCKANDTSYIRDRIEEIRLEGNPIILGKHPNSFICLKRLPVGSYI, from the exons atgaaGACTCTGCAATCTACACTTCTCCTGTTCCTGTTTGTGCCTCTGATAAAGCCAGCACCACCATCTCAGCAGGATTCACGCATTATCTATGATTATGGAACAGATAATCTTGAAGAAACCTTTTTTAGCCAAGATTATGAGGATAAATACCTGGATGGAAAAAGTACTAAG GAAAAAGAAACTATGATAATGGTACCCGATAAGAAAAGTTTTCAATTACAAAAAGATGAGAATATAACGCCATTATCccccaagaaagaaaatgatg AAATGCCCACATGCCTGCTATGTGTTTGTTTAAGTGGCTCTGTATACTGTGAAGAAGTTGACATTGATGCTGTACCACCTTTGCCAAAGGAATCAGCCTATCTTTATGCACgattcaacaaaattaaaaagctgaCCGCCAAAGATTTTGCAGACATAC CTAACTTAAGACGACTTGATTTTACGGGAAATTTGATTGAAGACATAGAAGACGGTACTTTTTCAAAACTTTCTCTGTTAGAAGAACTTACATTAGCTGAAAATCAACTACTGAAGCTTCCAGTTCTCCCTCCCAAGCTTACTTTATTTAAtgcaaaatataacaaaatcaaGAGTAGAGGAATCAAAGCAAATACATTCAAA AAACTGCATAACCTCTCCTTCCTCTACTTGGATCACAATGCTTTGGAATCTGTGCCTCTTAATTTACCAGAAAGTCTGCGTGTAATTCATCTTCAG tttaacAACATAACTTCAATTACAGATGATACATTCTGCAAGGCTAATGACACCAGTTATATTCGGGACCGCATTGAAGAGATACGCTTGGAGGGCAACCCCATCATCCTGGGAAAACATCCCAACAGTTTTATCTGCTTAAAAAGATTGCCTGTAGGGTCATACATTTAA